The Caballeronia sp. NK8 DNA window GCGGGCTTGATATCAACGACATAACCGTGGCTATCGAGCGTGTCCGGCTTGGTCGAAAGCTTTTGCGGATCGGTCTGCAATGCCTTGATGAGTGCCTGCTGAGTCGGCCATGTCTTATGTTGGGCGAGCGCGACACGCTCAGCGACCGTCACTTCAGGCCCACGCGCAGTCAGATGCCAACCGTCCGGATTGAAGACGACCGGTCGCAACGACTCCGGCGCGCGTGCGTCGAATTCCTTGAACGTGCCGCCCTGCCGCTTGTAGGTTGCGATGCAGGGACCCGCGATCGTGCAGGACGCTTTTTGAAACTGCCATCCCGCGACGTTGGTTTCCTGCGCGCCGAAACTAGCCAGCAGCTTCGGTGCGAGTTGGTTCGCGAGCGGAGCAGGCGCGGCAAACGTGCGCATCACTGCGGACTGGTACTCCTGCATGAACGTCGGCGGGGGCGCGGGCGGCGGTGGGGGCGGATTGAGCACGTCAATCAATTGCTTGCCGCCGAAGAACACGGCAGCGAGGATGACGAGCAACGGCACCGTCGTGGGTACCGCCACCGGGACCTTCTTGATTAGCCCGACCTTGCGCGCGACGAGCAGCTCGCGAAGGTCGAACGACTCATCTACCGCGTGCAATTGCGCGCCGTAACCCAGGGTCGCCAGTTCGAGCCCTGCCTTGGCGCACCCGTCCTCGATCTCGTCTCGCCGATCGGCAAGCGCATTAAGTGCTACTTCCTGATCGAGCGAGACAGCGCCGCGCTGCACGAGCACCAAATGCACGCGCTCATCGTTCTGTATGAGAACCAGTACCGCCGGGCGCCGACGAACGCGGTCTAACGACGCGATACGCGCCGCAGCGGAGTACAGCTTGCCGCCCTTGCGATGCGCAGATTCGAGTTCGCAGAACCCGACGATGGTCTCGTCATTCGCCTTGTATTCGGTGTAGTGCGTCGCACCGGACTCCTCGACGTAGTGTCGGCGTTCGGCGCGAGCGCCCTTGGCGGAATAGGCGCGCCAATCCAGCCCGAATACGAGCAGTGCGCCCTTTTCTCCCGGTATGGATTCGAAGTGCATGGGGATGACTACCTCGCGCTCACATCGACGGGACGACGGTCGCCGTCAGCATGATCACCTGGAACGTCCGGCCCTTATTCCATGCGCCCGAGAGACCACCAATGCCGTTGTTGCTGTTACCGTCATAACGATTGCTCACCGCGCCGTACAGCACGACGGTCTGTCCATCGGACAGCGCGATGGTCTGGTCGTCCTTATTGCCGAGGATGTCAGGCAACTGGATCTGCTGCAGCGTGGCGCCTGAACCGGTGCTGATGGTGGTGAACGGACCGTTCAGCTTCGAGCTATCGCTCCAGTACGACAGGATGATCTGGTTGTGATCGTTGACCGACGGCAGGATGTTCACGAAGTCTCCCACAGTGACCGAGCCCGGCTGCAGACCCGGTACGCCCGCGCTGCTGCCGGCGATCGAGCCAACGCTCGGCGTGGTGGCTGCCAAATACCCTTTCGTCTCGAATGATCCGATGGACACCGGCAGGCCGTTCAAAGTCAGCTTCGTCTGAGTGTTGTCCTGTACCGTCTTTCCAAAGGCGTTGAGGCCGCTGATGATCGCGTTGGTGCCTTCCATCGGCGAGCCGGGCTTCAAGACCGACAGGCCTACAGTGCCGCCAATCGCTGTTGCCAACGAGGTAGGCGAAGCCACCGTGATCGAATAGCGCTTCAGACCGTCCGAGATCCGGTTGAACACGATGTCCGCACTGACGCCGGCTTGCGACGAATTGCTCAGATCCACCTGCAGCGTGCGGACGCGCAGCGCGACCTGACGCGTCGAAATCGCGTTCTCGCGCGCGAGCAGCGCGCCCATGCGATCGACGGCTTCCTTGGTGTCGCGAACCATCACCAAGCGGCTTTGTGGATTGACGACCACTTCCCCGAGCGGCGACTTCAGCTTTTCGAGTTCGGACTGGATGATCGCGATCTGGTCAAAGGTGCCATCGCGTCCGGTCGACGTGATCGACGAGAAAGATCCAGTGTTGCCCGACGTGCCGCCAGTAGTGCCGCCGGACGCCTGGTTACCGGTCGACGTATCGGTACCCTTCGACATCGTCGACTTGATGGACACTTTGCCCGGGATCGCCGCGATCGTGAACGTCTTGGTGACGAACCGGCTGATGGAAATGGTGCTGCCATCGAACGTCCAGTCGAGGCCAAGGTTTTCCGTCACGCCACGCAGGTATTCGCCAACCTTGCAGTTACACGCCTGCGCATAGACTGGCTCGACATTCGACTTCGCCAACGCTTGCGGTTGCATCGGGGCACTCTGGCCGTTCCCGCCGTTGGTCTTCGGAATCAGCGCATCGCGGGGAATGAAGACGTCCGGGCTCAGATGCACCGGATAACCGGTAGCGGTGGAGACAAGCGTGGCGATCTTCGACAGCGCAAGATTGCCGGGGAAGACAACTGATTTCTCGCGGAAGATCGCGGGCAATGTGGCTTCATACGCGACTGGCACCAACCGGTCGCCGAGGAACGCGGTCGGGACTTCCTCAACGAGCGACATCGACTCGGGCCCGTTGCCCATCGCGCGCGTGGCTTCCGCGTTGGTGGCGTCGTAGGCGTGGTTCACGTCGGATTGGGACACCGCGCAGCCGGTCAGCGATGCAGCCACGAGCATGGCAATGGCAGATTTGATTTTCGTGAGGCGCATGACGATTACTCTTGGCAGTTGGCTGCGCGTGCGACGACGCGGATTACGTTA harbors:
- a CDS encoding type II secretory pathway protein, producing the protein MRLTKIKSAIAMLVAASLTGCAVSQSDVNHAYDATNAEATRAMGNGPESMSLVEEVPTAFLGDRLVPVAYEATLPAIFREKSVVFPGNLALSKIATLVSTATGYPVHLSPDVFIPRDALIPKTNGGNGQSAPMQPQALAKSNVEPVYAQACNCKVGEYLRGVTENLGLDWTFDGSTISISRFVTKTFTIAAIPGKVSIKSTMSKGTDTSTGNQASGGTTGGTSGNTGSFSSITSTGRDGTFDQIAIIQSELEKLKSPLGEVVVNPQSRLVMVRDTKEAVDRMGALLARENAISTRQVALRVRTLQVDLSNSSQAGVSADIVFNRISDGLKRYSITVASPTSLATAIGGTVGLSVLKPGSPMEGTNAIISGLNAFGKTVQDNTQTKLTLNGLPVSIGSFETKGYLAATTPSVGSIAGSSAGVPGLQPGSVTVGDFVNILPSVNDHNQIILSYWSDSSKLNGPFTTISTGSGATLQQIQLPDILGNKDDQTIALSDGQTVVLYGAVSNRYDGNSNNGIGGLSGAWNKGRTFQVIMLTATVVPSM